A stretch of bacterium DNA encodes these proteins:
- a CDS encoding RNA-binding protein produces MSASVFVGNLNYQTTEAELSEHFSDAGTVLSARIPLDRESGRPRGFGFVEFESEEMAERAVAQFHDAELGGRRLRVNKAESRPQRPSGPRAPRPQRSYDQNPMENAPEMDFSQSDRPGKGRRDGWRSLRGKKRSL; encoded by the coding sequence ATGAGCGCTTCTGTTTTCGTAGGCAACCTCAACTATCAAACCACCGAGGCCGAGCTCTCCGAGCATTTTTCCGATGCCGGAACCGTCCTCTCCGCCCGCATCCCACTTGATCGCGAATCCGGCCGTCCCCGCGGTTTCGGCTTTGTCGAGTTCGAGTCCGAGGAGATGGCCGAGAGGGCCGTCGCCCAGTTCCACGACGCCGAGCTCGGCGGTCGCCGGCTGCGTGTCAACAAAGCGGAGTCGAGGCCCCAGCGACCGAGCGGTCCACGTGCCCCCCGACCCCAACGGAGCTACGATCAGAATCCGATGGAAAACGCTCCCGAGATGGACTTCTCCCAGAGTGACCGCCCCGGCAAGGGTCGGCGAGACGGCTGGCGAAGTCTTCGGGGCAAGAAACGTAGCCTCTAG
- a CDS encoding lasso peptide biosynthesis B2 protein yields MSRWRKFRALNWSDRSFLLYAVVGLPVAGLILRLAGFERSIAWLRRSSPRAGKSASSKQLRDWAQRRAFLISAAARSGPYRATCLPRSFLLWWITRRRGLEPELKIGVRRDRGALLAHAWIELDGEVLNDRAEVVRSYSSFDAGRLPDEVSWC; encoded by the coding sequence ATGTCTCGCTGGCGCAAGTTCCGAGCGCTCAACTGGTCGGACCGCAGTTTTCTCTTGTATGCGGTGGTGGGCCTGCCGGTCGCCGGCCTGATCCTGCGCCTCGCCGGGTTCGAGCGCAGCATCGCCTGGCTTCGCCGTTCGAGTCCGCGCGCGGGCAAGAGCGCCTCCTCGAAGCAGTTGCGGGATTGGGCGCAGCGGCGGGCCTTCCTGATCTCGGCAGCGGCCCGCTCGGGGCCCTACCGCGCCACCTGTCTGCCGCGCTCCTTTCTCCTTTGGTGGATTACGCGCCGGCGCGGTCTCGAGCCGGAGCTCAAGATCGGGGTGCGCCGCGATCGCGGAGCGCTCCTGGCCCATGCCTGGATCGAGCTCGACGGCGAGGTGCTGAACGATCGAGCCGAGGTCGTGCGGAGCTATTCGAGCTTCGACGCCGGGCGCCTTCCGGACGAAGTCTCCTGGTGTTGA
- a CDS encoding NAD-dependent epimerase, which yields MTRVLVTGAAGFIGYHVARALLDRGDSVVGLDNLNNYYDVDLKKARLAQIEGKSGFDFVKADLVDRDDIERLFAQHHFDSVVHLAAQAGVRYSIENPHSYVDNNLVGFINILDACRQTETGHLVYASSSSVYGANSRIPFSVHDNVDHPLSLYAATKKANELMAHTYSHLYGLPTTGLRFFTVYGPFGRPDMALFKFTKLILADEPIDVYNYGNHRRDFTYIDDIVEGVLRTLDHVAQSNPDWTGDTPDPGTSAAPYRIYNIGNSTPVELMKYIEILEQCLGRTAEKNLLPLQPGDVPDTYADVDDLTHDVGYAPTTPVEVGVKRFVDWYLDYYGYDS from the coding sequence GTGACAAGAGTTCTGGTAACCGGCGCGGCCGGCTTCATCGGCTATCACGTAGCCAGGGCGCTGCTCGACCGAGGTGACTCGGTCGTCGGACTCGACAACCTCAACAACTACTACGACGTCGATCTGAAGAAGGCTCGACTGGCACAGATCGAGGGAAAGTCCGGATTCGACTTCGTGAAGGCCGATCTGGTCGATCGTGACGACATCGAGAGGCTCTTCGCCCAGCACCACTTCGACTCCGTCGTTCACCTGGCGGCGCAAGCGGGCGTTCGCTACTCGATCGAGAATCCCCACTCCTACGTAGATAACAATCTGGTCGGCTTCATCAACATCCTGGATGCCTGCCGCCAGACCGAGACCGGCCATCTCGTCTATGCCTCGTCGAGCTCCGTCTACGGAGCCAACAGCCGCATCCCCTTCTCGGTCCACGACAACGTCGACCATCCCCTCTCCCTCTACGCGGCGACCAAGAAGGCCAATGAGCTCATGGCCCACACCTATTCGCACCTCTACGGGTTGCCGACCACGGGACTGCGCTTTTTCACCGTCTACGGCCCTTTCGGACGCCCCGACATGGCTCTCTTCAAGTTCACCAAGCTCATTCTCGCGGACGAGCCGATCGACGTTTACAACTATGGCAACCACCGCAGAGATTTCACCTATATCGACGACATCGTCGAGGGAGTTCTGCGGACCCTCGACCACGTGGCGCAGTCCAACCCCGACTGGACCGGCGACACGCCCGACCCGGGCACCAGCGCCGCTCCCTACCGGATCTACAACATCGGCAACAGCACTCCGGTCGAGCTCATGAAGTACATCGAGATCCTCGAGCAGTGCCTGGGGCGAACGGCCGAAAAGAACCTTCTCCCCCTCCAACCCGGCGACGTGCCCGACACCTACGCCGACGTCGACGACCTGACTCACGACGTCGGCTACGCGCCAACCACACCTGTCGAGGTCGGGGTCAAACGCTTCGTCGACTGGTATCTCGACTACTACGGTTACGACTCGTAA
- a CDS encoding DegT/DnrJ/EryC1/StrS family aminotransferase: MKIPLLDLKAQYQTIKEELDAAVGEVIESQYFILGPKTEACEKAIAGYLDCAHAVGVSSGTDALLIALMAEDIGPGDEVITSAYSFFATAGTIARLGATPVFVDIDPTTFNINPDLIAEKISEKTKAIMPVHLYGQMADMEPIMDLAADHDLVVIEDAAQAIGSEHLGLRAGTIGHYGCFSFFPTKNLGGFGDGGIVVTNDPERAERLFILRVHGGQPKYHHKVIGGNFRLDALQAAVVHAKLPHLDGWTAARQSNAARYDRLFAANELSPDGGVSPPSIVTDRHIFNQYIIRVPRRDELKAYLTDRGVGTEVYYPIALHLQECFAYLGGARGDFPESEKAASETLALPIYPELSDEQAQQVVHEIAEFSR; the protein is encoded by the coding sequence ATGAAAATCCCCTTGCTGGATCTCAAAGCGCAATACCAGACCATCAAGGAGGAGCTCGACGCGGCCGTCGGCGAAGTCATCGAATCCCAGTACTTCATCCTCGGCCCCAAGACGGAAGCCTGTGAGAAGGCGATCGCCGGCTACTTGGACTGCGCGCACGCCGTAGGCGTCTCCTCGGGCACCGACGCCCTGTTGATCGCCTTGATGGCCGAAGACATCGGTCCCGGGGACGAGGTGATCACCAGCGCCTACTCGTTCTTCGCAACGGCGGGCACGATCGCCCGGCTGGGCGCGACCCCGGTGTTCGTGGACATCGATCCGACGACCTTCAACATCAACCCCGACTTGATCGCCGAGAAGATCAGCGAGAAAACCAAGGCCATCATGCCGGTTCATCTCTACGGCCAGATGGCCGACATGGAACCGATCATGGACCTGGCGGCCGATCACGACCTGGTGGTCATCGAGGACGCCGCGCAAGCGATCGGATCCGAGCACCTAGGTCTTCGCGCGGGCACGATCGGCCACTACGGCTGTTTCTCCTTCTTTCCCACAAAGAACCTCGGCGGATTCGGCGACGGCGGCATCGTCGTAACGAACGATCCCGAGCGCGCCGAAAGGCTCTTCATTCTGCGAGTCCATGGCGGCCAACCCAAGTACCACCACAAGGTCATCGGCGGCAACTTTCGCTTGGATGCCCTCCAGGCCGCGGTCGTCCACGCCAAGCTCCCGCATCTGGACGGCTGGACCGCGGCGCGGCAGTCGAACGCCGCCCGCTATGACCGGCTCTTCGCCGCCAACGAACTGTCCCCTGACGGAGGAGTGAGCCCTCCGAGCATCGTGACCGACCGCCACATCTTCAATCAGTACATCATCCGAGTACCGAGACGTGACGAGCTCAAGGCCTACCTGACGGACCGAGGGGTGGGAACCGAGGTTTACTACCCGATCGCTCTCCACCTGCAGGAGTGCTTCGCCTACCTGGGCGGTGCTCGGGGTGACTTCCCCGAGAGCGAGAAAGCGGCCAGCGAAACGCTCGCCCTACCGATCTACCCGGAGCTCAGCGACGAGCAGGCGCAACAGGTCGTCCACGAGATCGCCGAGTTCTCTAGATAG